A genomic stretch from Azotosporobacter soli includes:
- a CDS encoding HD domain-containing phosphohydrolase produces the protein MSHTPLLLIVDDEENILHAIKRLLSSQPYLLKCTTNHQEALDFLRHETVDVLISDQRMPHMSGMELLGQAKLISPSTVRILLTAYSDFEVMVSAINEGLLFHYISKPWNDESFKESIQKALLWKQEQDEKEYILQQRLSEVSNWSQTISHLQEQVTDVQQRMLQATLKIVELKDPALYHHCIRTSLLAALLAGHLPNYSEQDIAHLKIASLFHDIGKITIKDEVFYSSNRFTEADYNEMKRHPKVGYDILKTLAMHKNVQAIVYQHHERLDGTGYPRGLRSEDIVLGAKILTVADVYDALTSDRPYHKGMSPKEASFLISTELHSHYDATVVDALSKIVADGYDSSLPKLYN, from the coding sequence ATGTCCCATACGCCATTGCTGCTTATTGTCGACGATGAGGAGAATATCCTTCACGCCATAAAAAGACTGCTCTCAAGCCAGCCCTATCTTCTAAAATGCACGACAAATCATCAGGAAGCGCTTGATTTTTTACGTCATGAGACTGTCGATGTGCTGATATCCGATCAGCGCATGCCCCATATGAGCGGCATGGAACTGCTTGGACAGGCAAAATTGATTTCTCCTTCTACGGTCCGCATTCTATTGACGGCTTATTCCGATTTTGAAGTGATGGTCTCTGCCATTAATGAAGGCCTTCTCTTTCACTACATCAGCAAACCTTGGAATGATGAAAGCTTTAAAGAATCCATTCAAAAAGCGCTTCTCTGGAAACAGGAACAGGACGAGAAAGAATACATCCTGCAGCAGCGATTAAGTGAAGTGTCCAACTGGTCGCAAACGATTTCTCATTTGCAGGAGCAAGTTACCGATGTTCAGCAGCGTATGCTGCAAGCGACTTTAAAAATCGTCGAGTTAAAAGATCCTGCCCTCTACCACCACTGTATCCGCACTTCACTGCTCGCAGCCTTGTTGGCCGGCCACCTTCCCAACTACTCGGAACAAGATATCGCGCACCTGAAAATTGCCAGCCTCTTTCACGACATTGGAAAGATCACCATTAAAGATGAAGTGTTTTATAGCAGCAACCGATTTACGGAAGCCGACTACAACGAAATGAAACGTCACCCCAAAGTCGGCTATGACATCTTGAAAACGCTCGCTATGCATAAAAACGTACAGGCAATCGTCTATCAACACCACGAGCGCCTCGACGGTACCGGTTATCCGCGCGGTCTAAGAAGTGAGGATATCGTTTTAGGCGCCAAGATTCTAACCGTCGCTGACGTTTATGACGCATTAACCTCGGATCGCCCCTACCACAAAGGCATGAGTCCTAAAGAAGCAAGTTTTCTTATTTCAACCGAGCTGCACAGTCACTACGACGCAACCGTCGTTGATGCCTTGTCGAAAATAGTAGCTGACGGCTACGACTCTTCTCTACCCAAGCTATATAACTGA
- the tsaA gene encoding tRNA (N6-threonylcarbamoyladenosine(37)-N6)-methyltransferase TrmO, giving the protein MGKTMKVIARIHTDFPTKFGIPRQSGLVDALKAVIVFEPEYRNPDALRGLDGFSHIWLIWEFSETVRDDWSPTVRPPRLGGNTRVGVFATRSPFRPNPIGLSSLKLDDIELDTELGPVLHVSGADLMDNTPIYDIKPYLPHVDGHPEASGGFAAPLTDYALEVDFPEPLLCLIPKERRDGLLGVLANDPRPSYQNDPERRYGFEFAGFEIRFTVQDSRLVVCEVVSL; this is encoded by the coding sequence ATGGGGAAAACTATGAAGGTCATTGCACGCATTCACACCGACTTTCCAACTAAATTTGGCATTCCGAGGCAAAGCGGTCTTGTCGATGCGCTGAAAGCAGTCATCGTGTTCGAACCGGAATATCGCAATCCTGACGCACTGCGCGGCCTGGATGGATTTTCTCATATCTGGCTTATCTGGGAGTTTTCTGAAACGGTGCGTGACGACTGGTCTCCGACGGTACGGCCGCCGCGCCTAGGCGGTAATACGCGCGTAGGTGTTTTTGCCACACGCTCACCTTTCCGTCCTAATCCGATAGGGCTTTCTTCGCTTAAGTTGGATGACATTGAGCTGGATACTGAACTGGGACCGGTTCTGCACGTGTCAGGCGCCGATCTGATGGACAACACGCCGATCTATGACATCAAGCCGTATCTGCCCCATGTTGACGGCCATCCAGAGGCAAGCGGGGGATTCGCCGCGCCGCTTACAGACTATGCGCTAGAGGTGGATTTTCCGGAACCGCTGCTTTGTCTTATTCCGAAAGAACGGCGGGACGGGTTGCTGGGAGTTCTGGCGAACGATCCAAGACCTTCGTATCAAAACGACCCGGAACGCAGGTATGGCTTCGAATTCGCTGGCTTTGAAATCCGCTTTACGGTACAGGATTCACGTCTGGTGGTCTGCGAGGTCGTTTCACTTTAA
- a CDS encoding zinc ribbon domain-containing protein has translation MKFCAACSMPLENETLIGLEKDDQSFCAYCVNEEKTVKSCEEIFEGGVQFFLSLDPSFTRSFAEKNVRKNMHSLPYWKNNTAPCLQGEIASDEEFAQILARLQG, from the coding sequence ATGAAATTCTGCGCCGCTTGTTCTATGCCTCTGGAAAATGAAACGTTAATCGGTTTAGAAAAAGACGACCAATCCTTTTGCGCCTACTGCGTCAATGAAGAAAAAACGGTCAAATCGTGCGAAGAAATTTTCGAAGGCGGGGTACAGTTCTTCCTAAGTCTTGATCCTTCCTTTACGCGCAGTTTCGCTGAGAAAAATGTCCGAAAAAATATGCATAGCTTGCCCTATTGGAAAAACAACACCGCCCCTTGCCTGCAAGGGGAAATAGCCAGCGACGAAGAATTCGCCCAGATCCTCGCTCGTCTGCAAGGCTAG
- a CDS encoding VOC family protein yields the protein MQQAIVHIALVVKDYDEAIDFYTKKLKFTLIEDSYQPEQDKRWVVVAPPGSRETTLLLAKASNAEQAAHIGMQSGGRVFLFLNTDDFWRDYNEMWANGIEFVREPKKQDYGMVAVFKDLYGNLWDLLELNKEHPIAKRLNS from the coding sequence ATGCAGCAGGCAATCGTTCATATTGCTTTGGTTGTTAAGGATTATGACGAGGCGATTGATTTTTACACGAAGAAACTGAAGTTTACGCTGATCGAAGACAGCTACCAACCGGAGCAGGATAAACGCTGGGTCGTTGTCGCTCCGCCGGGATCGAGGGAAACGACGCTGCTTTTGGCGAAAGCGTCGAACGCGGAGCAGGCAGCACATATCGGAATGCAAAGCGGCGGACGGGTTTTTCTTTTTCTCAATACGGACGATTTCTGGCGCGATTATAACGAGATGTGGGCGAACGGTATCGAGTTCGTGCGCGAACCGAAAAAGCAGGATTATGGAATGGTTGCGGTGTTCAAGGATTTGTACGGCAATCTATGGGACTTGCTGGAGTTAAACAAGGAGCATCCGATTGCTAAACGATTAAATAGCTAA
- a CDS encoding YciI family protein — protein MFVVVLKYRKSLEEVDALLPAHVKFLDEQYAQRKFICSGRRNPRIGGVIIANVNSQAELQKILEQDPFYKQQAAEYETIEFTPTKMDERFSCFMETE, from the coding sequence ATGTTTGTAGTTGTGTTGAAGTATAGGAAGTCTCTGGAGGAAGTCGACGCGCTCCTGCCAGCGCACGTGAAATTTCTGGACGAGCAATACGCGCAAAGAAAATTCATCTGTTCCGGTCGTCGCAATCCGCGGATCGGCGGTGTGATTATTGCTAATGTGAACTCACAGGCGGAACTGCAAAAAATACTGGAACAAGATCCTTTTTATAAGCAGCAGGCGGCGGAATATGAAACGATCGAATTCACGCCGACAAAGATGGATGAACGGTTTTCTTGTTTCATGGAGACAGAGTGA
- a CDS encoding patatin-like phospholipase family protein yields the protein MKMAYPMTNLIFEGGGVKGIAYVGALQKLDEKGVLPNVKRVGGTSAGAIMALLCGLNYSLSEIETILKGLDFNKFLDSSWGILRDAERLIKDFGWYKGDYFREWVGEIIKNKTGNSDATFEFVNGLAASQGFKEMYFVGTNLSTRFSEVFSAEHTPRTCIADAVRISMSIPLFFAAKRNVRDDVYVDGGLLDNYPVKLFDRQKYVAQYATEPDYYKEHNEMLKKQGIEVSPYLYNQETLGFRLDSGREIAVFRDQAEPAHNKIDDFFSYAWGIVETITESQQNQHLHSDDWHRTIYIDTLGVKTTDFGLSDEKKNELVQSGAAGAQKYFEWYDQAQTVCNRP from the coding sequence ATGAAAATGGCGTATCCGATGACGAATTTGATTTTTGAGGGCGGCGGCGTCAAGGGAATCGCATATGTGGGCGCTTTGCAAAAACTGGATGAAAAAGGTGTCCTGCCTAATGTGAAGAGAGTAGGCGGCACTTCCGCAGGCGCGATTATGGCGTTGTTATGCGGTCTCAATTACAGCTTGAGCGAAATTGAAACGATATTAAAAGGACTGGACTTTAATAAATTTTTAGACAGTTCATGGGGGATTTTACGCGATGCGGAGCGATTAATCAAAGACTTTGGCTGGTATAAGGGCGACTATTTTCGTGAGTGGGTAGGCGAAATCATTAAAAATAAAACAGGCAACAGTGATGCGACATTTGAATTTGTAAATGGACTTGCTGCAAGTCAGGGCTTTAAGGAGATGTACTTTGTCGGAACGAATCTTTCCACACGCTTTTCGGAAGTGTTTTCAGCGGAACATACGCCGCGAACCTGTATTGCGGATGCCGTTCGTATCTCGATGTCAATCCCTCTCTTTTTTGCCGCGAAGAGGAACGTTCGCGACGATGTTTATGTGGATGGCGGTTTGCTCGATAATTATCCCGTCAAATTATTCGACCGCCAAAAATATGTCGCCCAGTATGCGACAGAACCGGACTATTATAAAGAGCATAATGAAATGCTTAAAAAACAAGGCATCGAAGTGAGTCCCTATCTATATAATCAGGAGACACTGGGGTTCCGTCTGGATTCGGGAAGGGAGATTGCAGTCTTTCGCGATCAGGCAGAACCGGCACATAATAAGATCGATGATTTTTTCTCCTATGCTTGGGGTATTGTGGAGACGATCACGGAAAGCCAGCAAAACCAGCACCTGCACAGCGACGATTGGCATCGGACTATTTATATTGATACCTTGGGCGTCAAGACGACGGATTTTGGTTTGAGCGATGAGAAGAAAAATGAGCTGGTCCAGTCCGGTGCGGCTGGTGCGCAAAAATATTTTGAATGGTATGATCAGGCGCAAACGGTTTGCAATCGTCCGTAG
- a CDS encoding C-GCAxxG-C-C family protein, whose product MIAGKTISEIRSEAEEYYRKGDFYCSEAIVKAIKDAFSPSVSDEVVAMASGFPVGMGGAGCTCGAVSGGVMALGMLFGRTQAQDKQVAKTMQLAKELHDHFQSRHKMLCCRALTQGKELGSPEHMKQCISFTGEVAEVVAKIVLRERAVKEETK is encoded by the coding sequence ATGATAGCTGGAAAAACAATTTCTGAGATTAGAAGCGAGGCGGAAGAATATTATCGAAAGGGCGATTTTTACTGTTCGGAAGCGATTGTAAAAGCAATTAAGGATGCATTTTCACCATCTGTTTCCGATGAGGTCGTTGCGATGGCTTCCGGTTTCCCCGTAGGCATGGGCGGTGCGGGATGCACGTGCGGCGCTGTCTCCGGAGGCGTGATGGCACTCGGTATGCTCTTCGGAAGAACGCAGGCGCAAGATAAACAAGTAGCGAAAACGATGCAACTGGCAAAGGAACTGCACGATCATTTCCAGAGCCGCCACAAAATGCTTTGCTGTCGTGCGTTGACGCAGGGAAAAGAACTTGGTTCGCCGGAACATATGAAACAATGCATCTCCTTTACCGGAGAAGTGGCGGAAGTGGTAGCGAAAATCGTGCTACGCGAACGCGCTGTGAAGGAAGAAACAAAATAA
- a CDS encoding aliphatic sulfonate ABC transporter substrate-binding protein, producing the protein MQKFLVAIIAVFLAATLLAGCAGNAPAQQKQAATELKELRFGIVPLPHYAHMWVAQKKGFVDEELQKVGYKVKWQPFNIGVMVNEAFTSSQLDMGIMGDFPVFIGRSSGTNYRIVSIASAGPKTLAMVTKKESAISSVAELKGKKVATTKASYGQKLLIALLEKNGMSVNDIQFVHMTMDDLPVALMRGDVDAGVMWEPLITKLEEAGEIKVIADGTDVYEAYAVVMASGDMVEKNPQVVDAMLKAFRRGNEYLKQHPEECVKLLTEDIKIPPAQMTKIIGKFNYSDVITDKFVSDMKDTESFMRKNGLIKTPVDVDALIRRN; encoded by the coding sequence GTGCAAAAATTTTTAGTAGCAATCATAGCCGTTTTTTTGGCAGCGACACTGCTCGCAGGCTGTGCAGGTAATGCGCCGGCGCAGCAAAAACAGGCGGCAACGGAATTAAAGGAGTTGCGTTTTGGCATTGTTCCTTTGCCGCATTATGCGCACATGTGGGTAGCGCAGAAAAAGGGATTTGTTGATGAGGAATTGCAAAAGGTAGGGTATAAGGTTAAATGGCAACCGTTTAATATTGGCGTTATGGTGAATGAGGCCTTTACCTCCAGTCAGCTGGACATGGGAATTATGGGCGACTTCCCGGTATTTATCGGACGCTCTTCCGGTACGAATTATCGTATTGTGTCGATCGCGTCTGCCGGACCTAAGACGTTGGCTATGGTGACCAAGAAAGAATCGGCCATTTCTTCTGTCGCAGAGTTAAAAGGAAAGAAAGTGGCTACTACCAAGGCTTCCTATGGACAGAAATTATTAATTGCATTACTGGAAAAGAACGGCATGTCGGTGAATGATATTCAATTTGTGCATATGACGATGGATGACTTGCCGGTAGCGTTGATGCGCGGCGATGTGGATGCCGGCGTCATGTGGGAACCGCTGATCACGAAACTGGAAGAGGCGGGCGAGATAAAAGTGATTGCTGACGGAACGGATGTTTATGAGGCTTATGCGGTTGTGATGGCCAGCGGCGATATGGTTGAAAAAAATCCGCAGGTCGTGGATGCCATGCTCAAAGCGTTCCGAAGAGGCAATGAATACTTGAAGCAGCATCCGGAGGAGTGCGTAAAGCTTCTGACGGAAGACATCAAGATTCCGCCTGCGCAAATGACGAAGATCATAGGGAAATTTAATTATAGTGATGTCATTACGGATAAGTTTGTATCAGATATGAAAGATACGGAAAGCTTTATGCGCAAAAATGGATTGATTAAAACGCCAGTCGATGTTGACGCGCTGATACGCCGAAATTGA
- a CDS encoding ABC transporter permease — MEAVLNKATLLTMKIFSGGTSWKRVVIPAFIFLLWQGICVAGLVKPVLLPAPTQVAAEAAGMLQNGELITHLGVSMVRVLEGFALAALLGIGLGMGLGVFPLLFELMDGTIQLLRPIPPIAWLPMAILWFGIEEGSKVFIITLGAFFPIFINVLDGIRQTDQKYVELSKVLEVPRGKFIRKVVIPGALPFILSGLRIGLGYAWMCVVAAELSAGMKGIGFMLTDARSLAQTDKVFVGMLSIGVVGKIMDSALRMLEAKLIKWRGAFTGV; from the coding sequence GTGGAAGCTGTACTAAATAAGGCGACTCTCTTAACTATGAAGATTTTCTCGGGCGGGACGTCCTGGAAGCGAGTAGTCATACCCGCGTTCATTTTTCTGCTCTGGCAAGGAATTTGTGTGGCTGGTTTGGTGAAGCCGGTCTTACTGCCTGCGCCTACGCAGGTTGCGGCGGAGGCGGCGGGAATGCTGCAAAATGGTGAATTGATAACGCATTTAGGCGTCAGTATGGTACGGGTGCTGGAAGGTTTTGCGCTGGCGGCGCTCTTAGGAATCGGCCTTGGCATGGGACTGGGCGTATTTCCGCTCTTATTCGAGTTGATGGATGGAACGATTCAGTTATTGCGTCCGATACCTCCGATTGCTTGGCTTCCGATGGCAATTCTTTGGTTTGGCATTGAAGAGGGATCGAAGGTGTTCATTATTACATTGGGCGCGTTCTTTCCCATCTTTATCAATGTTTTGGATGGGATTCGCCAGACGGATCAGAAGTATGTGGAGTTGTCGAAAGTGTTGGAAGTCCCGCGTGGAAAATTCATACGCAAAGTGGTGATTCCGGGGGCGCTGCCGTTTATTTTGTCTGGGCTTCGCATCGGTTTAGGCTATGCGTGGATGTGCGTGGTTGCTGCGGAATTATCTGCCGGGATGAAGGGGATCGGTTTTATGCTTACGGATGCGCGTTCGTTGGCGCAAACGGATAAAGTGTTTGTCGGCATGTTGTCGATAGGCGTTGTTGGGAAAATCATGGACAGTGCTCTTCGTATGCTGGAAGCCAAGCTGATCAAGTGGAGAGGAGCTTTTACAGGCGTATGA
- a CDS encoding ABC transporter ATP-binding protein yields the protein MNKGAHLTVSGLYKTFDAKDGQVAVLENISLCVNEQEFIAIVGASGCGKSTLLRIIGGLEMDYQGSVALEGKRIAGPGLNRGIVFQEHRLLPWLTVEENIEFALQKGEKEEKEKLIKEHLALVGLTGFEKAYPGQLSGGMAQRVAIARALVNRPEVLLLDEPFGALDALTRLKMQQEILSIWEKEKTTMIMVTHDIEEALYLGDRVIVMSDRPGSIKREVIVDLPRPRERSDAKFMQLRKDIFREFHVEE from the coding sequence ATGAATAAAGGAGCGCACTTGACGGTATCCGGCTTGTACAAAACGTTTGATGCAAAAGATGGCCAGGTCGCGGTGCTGGAAAACATTTCTCTTTGCGTGAATGAGCAGGAATTCATTGCGATCGTGGGGGCTAGCGGTTGTGGAAAAAGTACGCTGCTTAGAATTATTGGCGGACTTGAGATGGATTATCAGGGGAGCGTTGCGCTGGAGGGAAAACGCATTGCGGGTCCCGGACTGAACCGCGGCATTGTCTTTCAGGAACATCGATTACTACCGTGGCTGACTGTAGAGGAAAATATCGAGTTTGCCCTGCAGAAAGGTGAGAAAGAAGAAAAAGAGAAGCTGATCAAAGAGCATCTGGCGCTTGTTGGATTAACCGGTTTTGAAAAAGCATACCCGGGCCAATTGTCGGGAGGGATGGCGCAGCGTGTCGCCATTGCGCGTGCGTTGGTTAACCGCCCTGAAGTCCTATTGTTGGATGAACCGTTTGGCGCATTGGATGCGCTGACCCGCTTAAAGATGCAGCAAGAGATTCTTTCCATCTGGGAAAAAGAAAAAACAACAATGATCATGGTTACGCATGATATTGAAGAAGCCTTATATTTAGGCGATCGAGTTATTGTGATGTCGGATCGGCCCGGAAGCATCAAGCGGGAAGTAATCGTCGATCTTCCGCGACCGCGCGAGCGATCCGACGCGAAATTCATGCAGTTACGCAAAGACATTTTTCGTGAATTTCATGTGGAAGAGTGA